From the Bacteroidia bacterium genome, the window AAATTATCAAATTTAAATTGTTTCACTGCTGTTTGCAGTATTGTTTAATGTACTCACCGGAGGTGCAGCTTTAACTTCAGAAGCTTTTTTCTGTGATTTCAACCATGCTTTAAAATCAGCAGGTGTGTCAACCACCACTTTCATTTTCATGGTGTAATGTGCAACACCACAAATTTTGTTACAAAGCAACACATAGTCAAACTTATCATTACCTGTAATCTTTCGCATTTCAGCTGTGGTAATTGTAGGTTTAAATGAGAAAAACGTATTCATACCGGGTACTAAGTTCATTTGTGCTCTGAAGTGTGGAAAATATGCGCTGTGAATTACGTCACGTGCATTAAATTGAAATTTCAATTCCTGTCCAAGTGGAATATGCATTTCATTGCCTGTTGTATAGATATCATCTTTTACAGCGGGATCATTTGCATCTAATCCTAATGGATTATCATCAGTAATGAGTTTATAGTTGGATTTTCCCAGTGTATTATCAGGTCCGCTAAAACGGGTAATCCATGCAAACTGATATCCATAAACCTGAACATTCATGCTGTTTTCTTTTTCAGAAAAGATACCGTTCCATTGTTTCAAACCGGTAATGATCAAAGTAGTTAATACAATTGTTGGAACTATTGTCCAGATTAATTCAAGTTTATAGTTTTCAGGATAAAAATAAGCTTCATGCTTTTTGATATCTCTATACTTATAAGAGAAATAAAACAAAGCTATTTGAGTGATAAAGAAAACTATACCAATGATTGCCCAGTTAATATTTAAAAGTTTATCCAATCCAACACCGTGTTCAGATGCAGAGACCGGAAGCAAATGTTTGGAATAGTCAATTGTAAGATAAATTATAAGACCAAGACCAAGAACCATAAATACAATAAAACCATACCCATTGGAATTATTGTGTCTAATCTCTTCTTCTTGTGAGTCACTGCTACCGGTTAGTTCCGAGGATAATTGTACAATAGTCATTAGTCTAACTAAAACAAGAATGCCAAGCAGGATTGATATTGTTATTAAAAGTGTCATGTCTTAATATTACAGATTTGTGTTAAAGTCTTTTATATTATAAAATAAAATGCTCGCTCTCCTGAAGCATTGGATGTTTCTGAGGAAGGAGTGATAATTTGCTAAGTGCATTAAATA encodes:
- a CDS encoding cytochrome c oxidase subunit II — protein: MTLLITISILLGILVLVRLMTIVQLSSELTGSSDSQEEEIRHNNSNGYGFIVFMVLGLGLIIYLTIDYSKHLLPVSASEHGVGLDKLLNINWAIIGIVFFITQIALFYFSYKYRDIKKHEAYFYPENYKLELIWTIVPTIVLTTLIITGLKQWNGIFSEKENSMNVQVYGYQFAWITRFSGPDNTLGKSNYKLITDDNPLGLDANDPAVKDDIYTTGNEMHIPLGQELKFQFNARDVIHSAYFPHFRAQMNLVPGMNTFFSFKPTITTAEMRKITGNDKFDYVLLCNKICGVAHYTMKMKVVVDTPADFKAWLKSQKKASEVKAAPPVSTLNNTANSSETI